TTCAACACAAAAAACAGACGCCCCTTGATGTCGGCCTTTCATTCCCAAATATACGAGATGCTTTTCGATCTCCTCGTCACGGTGGCGTCCCTCCAGCCACTCTTGCATCCAGCTGTTTTCTTCCGCTTTCTTTTTTTCAGCGGTATACATCTCCCGGAGCAGCTGGTTGGCAATGGCTGTAGCCGTCCGGTCTGCCAGGAGGACGTGCAGATCAGTAATCGGCTGGTCTTTCGAACAGAGAATCAGCTCTGCGAATTGATGGTCAAGCGCCTGGATGGGCTGCCTTACCACCGAGGAGCTTTCCTTGTTTTTTTCAATAAAATCCAGCCATTCTTCCTGCTCTGGAGAATCCACGGCAGGGAACAGTGCCACGTTTTTCTGGCTTTGTATAAAAACCACCTGCATCTTGACGGAATGGTGGAGAAGTTTAAGTATATTTTCCTGTGGATTTGAGCTTAGCAGCAACTGATTCAGCGCTTGTGAAAAACTCTCAAGCTCTGTGATCATCTTATAATGCTGCTGGATGAGATAAGTATGCAACTCCTGGGTAATATCAATGAAACGGACTTCTTCTTCAAACAATATGATAGGAAATCCGTGATTTTCAGCAGCTTCAAGAACCGATGCCGGCACAGCCGACAGTTGAGTTCCAAGCTCGATGCATAAACCAGAAACATTTAGCTCAATAAGTTCCAGCACAAAGGAAAGAAAGGCTTTTTCATTGTCTTTCCATGCCATACCTGTCGAAAGAATCAGCTCGTTTCCGTTGAGGAGATTTCCGATCTGAGCGACCTCCATCACATGAACCCATTTCACCAGGCGGTTCAGCCCTTTACTGCCGGCAGCGACTTTCGCCTTGGAAAAGGTACTTCTGTTTAATACATCATTTATGGTCATTTTTAAATGAAGAACGATACCGGCACCCACTTTCCGTCAGAATATTTTTATTCTTTTATTTTACAACACCCGCTCCCTTTGGGCTAATTATTATCAATATTTGAATTATCTTCCGAGTCGCTATCGTAAGTATGAGTGAAACTGAAATCCGTGTGGGTTGAAACAGTGCTTCCGGTGTTGCCAAAACCAGAACCCGCATAAAATTTCTCATTTCTTTTCGGATTAAGAACCAGGCTATTACCAATGGTAAATACGCCGCTTTCCCGAACGGTATTGATATTAACGGCTCCGACGGTCGCAGGCATCCATAACTCCTCCTTACATTTTTTACCCTATCCTATGTAATATTCTTTGAATGGGTCTTTTGTTTTCAAAAAGAAAAGACCTCCTATAAGAGGCCTTCACTGTTTTCTTAAGGAATGGCATATATTTCGACTGTGAATTCTTTTCCGTTTGTTTTTTCCGGATTTGCAAGATAGATGTCTTTCACAGTTTTAATATTTGTTATTGCTCCGTCTTTCAGGTCATTAAAAATAGTCTCATCGAATCCCAGTTTATCATCATGCATCACATCGAACTGAGCGTTTTTGGGACCTGAGGTGACGATCCATTTCAGTTTGCTGGCATAGGAAGGAATGTTTTTCAGTGAGAAGTTGTCGCTGGATCTATGGTCCTGTCCTGGCTTGGGAGTACCATATGATGAAATGGTCCCCACTTTTACAGGAGCCTTTACTTGTACGTAAAACGGATCATTGTCCAATATACGGTCATAGGCATACCAGGCAGCCAGCCATCTTCCTGCTGCATTATTGGATTCCTTAGGGATGAGTTTTACCGAAAACCAATCCTGGCCATTCGTTGATGATCCTTCCCAAGTTGAAGCAAAAGGAAATTCATCGCACTCTTTTCCTGTCCGGTCTTCTCCCTTAAATTCCTTGTTGCATACAGATCTTGTCTTAGCTCTGTTTTGTGCATATTCTTCTGGATGCCTTTTCGTATACATACGTGTTAGCGGACGGTCTCCCAATGCTCCAGGTATCTTTTTTCCCAGCTTATAAGGTTTGGTCTTCTCCGGATGATCCATCGCAAACTTCCAGTGTTCACCTGCTTCTTTTAGTGGAGCGAACTCTGCCTTGGTGATGGGAACATTTAATACCGAATCGGTTTTACTAAATATGGCTCCCTGCCAAAAATGCTGGTCGGGAAATGCAAACATGTATTTTGCTGAATCAAAACGAACTCTCTGTTTAATTCCATCAATGGTTTTAGTAAACTTCTTAGGTGCATGCTTAATGGTGAGTTTGGGCCAGAAATCCATATATCCGATTTGATCAGGGTTATAATCACTGGCCGGAGGAGCATCCGAAAGGAATGTTTTCAAACCAAAGTTTGTGTTTTTCCACTGTGCAATGGTCCGTTCTATGGCAGGAGTCTTTGAATCCGGTTTGCAGTCACCTGCATTGATTTTAGCCTGACAAACCACATCAATTTTCAGTTTTGCTCCGTTTAACGAAGGATTGGTAACAAGGATATCATCAATGCTGTAATATACTCTCATTTTCCTGCTTTGATTCGATCCGTATCCGATTTCTGTGAATTGAATCTGCACACCGTCATAGGTACAAAATCCAAAGCGGCATGACCTGGGTATCTGGTAAGTAGCCACATGGGACCAACAGAAAGAATAATGATTTTTTATATAACCTGTTTTTGAGCCGCTGGCTGGGTTGTTTCGGCACTCTTCCACAGTACTGATATGATCATAATCAAATGCCGGGGGCTCCCAGCCCAACGCAGTAAACATTGGCGGCCCCATCTTCGATTCATATGCAGAGTTGCTTTGCTTGTCTTCGTTTCTTAGATCTTCTAACGTCTGAACCTCTTTTTTAGTTTTTTCCTGAATCGTTTTCTCGCTGTACCTTTCAATAGATTTTCCTTCCTTCATGAGATTTGTTGCCTTTTTCAATTTTACTTTATCGCTTTGAAGCCAATAACCTCCTCCTTCAGGACTTGAATGTGCCTCTGCTGGTGTAATTATCCCAATGATCAAAAATAACAAGAGTGCAGCGGAAACGATTAGCCTGTACGCACTAGACATTTCATAACCTCCCCTTATATTTTGATTTGGAAATCAGGGCTTTAAAAAAAGGGAAAAACTTTGTTCTCCACATATCGGCCTAGTACTTCCCTTTTACATCCTCCAAATCGGAGTCATATTACTATACAAACATATCATTTACAATACATTCCATAGAAAATACTTCCAAAATACCAATCAACTTTTTTCAATTGAAATGAACTAGGTAAATAGGTTAACTGCAAAGGTCATAGTAAAAAGCATCCTCCTCTGAATCGGAGAATGCTTTTTACTGAAAATATTATTTCACCCAAGAACCAACTATCGGATATTGGTAAGGCCGGTCATTTAATGCACGGAAAATTCCCACTAAAGGGGCGATGATAGCCATTAATCCAAAAACAATCAAGAATGGCAAACCGATGAGTACCCATGAGAAGAATGCCGAGACAGCGATTAACACCCCAATTACAAGATGGAAGAGCGCAGCTTGAAGCGCCAGGCTTTTCACTTCCCGATCAGTTATCAAAAGATAAACGATCAGCGGTACGAGTATAGGCGCAAACCATGTACTGGCGTGAATAAGAATTCGAAGTCCTTTATGTTCCAATTATCTTAATCTCCTTTTTCAGCAGAAATAAACTATACAAGTAGTGTATTGTATTTGACAGCTTTTTGTAACGCGCCTTGAGCCTGAATTTACATACGTCTTAAGTCTTATGGCTAAAAGCGGAATGAGTTTGCTGCTGCCAGCGCTGCAGCTGCTCCTCTCCTTTACGGTCATTCAGCAGCTGTTCTGCAAGAGCTGTTCCTTCCGCTACGGAAGGGGTATGCCCAAGAATAGAGAAGCGGAGCCCAGCATTTAGAACCACCTGATTACGGTAAGGAGCCAGCTCCTCTGACGGATCGCCTGCTAGAACTCTGTGTATCAATGAACATTGCTCAGCAGGTGTCAGCCTCTCTTTGTTTACTTCTTTTGTATGCTTTAATCCATAGTCCTCCGGATTAATAATGATAGATTCACTTTTCTTTTCGGTTATTTCATAAATAAAGCTGCTTCTGTGTACAGGAAGATCTTCTGAACCTTCCACCCCCTGCACGATAAATGCTTTTTCATAGGTTAGCCGCTGAAGAGTGGGTATGATCTTATTGACTGCCGATCGATGAAAAACACCAAGGATAATGTATTTGGCACTCGAAATATCAAGCAGCTTCTCAACCGTGTTCATGATTGTCCGCACGCCGATCTCTTTGCGTATTCTTCTTAATGAACCAAGCGGTGGACAAAGCTTTTCCGTCCACCCAAACCCGATCTCTGTCTGATCAAGAGAATATTCCATTTCTTCCAAGCTATGCGCGATTGGAACCTTCAAGTGCTCCAATATTGTTTTTAAGGAAGTTCCGTGTTTAGGAGGAAGCGATTCATCCGCATGCAAAAACACTGGCAATCCTTGCTGTGATAACAGGATACTTACAGGAATCGTGGCGGCAAATGAGTTTCTGCCATTATAAGGGCCACCGCAGTCGAGTATCTTTCGAGTGGTCTGCTGCGTCAAATGCTCGGTATGGTTTCGGAATTCATGAATAAAAGCGAGAAGTTCATCCGGAGTTTCCATCTTGATGCGTTCGGCCATAAAAAATGCGGCGATTTGGGCATCCGTTGCCTCCCCTGAAGCAATGCACGCAGCAGCTTTAAGCGCCTCTTCATACGCGAGGTCTTTGGCACCCCGTTTTCCACGTCCTACTTCTTTAATCCATTGCTGCATATCCGTCACCTCTCATATCTGTTAATTTTAGAATTATCTCATTTTTTAGCCTGAAAGGAAAATAAAAAAAGAGATTCCGTTTAAGAATCTCTTTTCCTTTTTCTCTATTACAGCATACCCAGCCTTTTTTTGGTTGCCGGTCCCACAATTCCGTCGACTTTCAGTTTGTTTGCCTTTTGGTACTTGCGTACAGCCGAATCTGTATTTTTCCCGAAGATGCCGTCGATTCCTTTCGTACTGTAACCTTTATTGGTAAGTGTTCTTTGCAGCTCTTTCACTTCGGTTCCTTTGCTCCCAAGCTTCAGGTTCCCAGAGGAGTTCGCAGGAAGTGAGGATGGATTCAGACCGTTTGCCGCTGCTATGGAATCATAAGATTTGCTCGAACTCGCTATCACCACAGGTGTATTCACTTTCACCTTGCTGAAAAGCCACTGTACTTCGTTGTTGTACATGCGGATACAGCCGGCACTGGCATAGGTGCCAATGGAATTCGGGTTGTTGTTTCCGTGAATAGCGTAAGTGGTACCCCATGTCCCTCTGGCATTTAATCCCAGCCAGCGGTTTCCAAGCGGGTTCCTCGGATCTCCTCCAGGAATATGGCCAGAGTAGTACGGCCGGTTAACGATTTTGTTTACAATTTTGAACTTTCCTTCAGGTGTAAAAGACTTTTCTCGGCCAGTGGCCACTTTGAACACACTGTTCAGCCTGCTGTTTTCATAATAGGCCAGCTCATTCTTTGATTTGTTGATGATAATGAATTGGCTTACTCCAGCTGCACCGGCAGGCTGAGCAAAAAACAACACAAAGCTGAACGTTAGGAGGAGCGCTAAAAATTTCTTCATCTGTTCCCTTCCTTACTTTAAATTTACGTTTGTTGCCAAACAATAAATCATATGCTCCTCCGCAGGATAAAGATTACAATCTTTACAAATTTATTTCATTTCAATGAAAACCGCTTCTTCGGTATCCTGTTAAAGTTACCAACCCTCTTTCTTTTGGAAAGAAGTCATTGATAATCTGTTGATTTGATCTTATCCTTAGATTAACAAGAGGATGAAAGGAGTAAACCATGAGCACCTTCAAGAAACAGCAGAATGGCATCTTCCCCTCAGTCTGTCCTCTGGATTGTCCGGATCAATGCGGTCTGCTTCTACATAAAACAGATGGGAAAATAACGAAAGTTCAGGGAGATCCAAATCATCCCGTTACAAAAGGGAACATCTGCAACAAGGTAAGAAATATGCCGGAACGAATCTATGATTCGAAGCGGCTGACCACTCCTTTAAAACGGACAGGCCATAAAGGGTCGGGGCAATTTGAACCAATTACATGGGACGAGGCAATAGAATCAATCGCCTCCAAATGGAAGAATCTTATAGCATCTGAGGGTACTGAGAGCATTCTTCCCTACAGTTTTTATGGAAACATGGGGATATTGAGCGCTGAAGGCATGGACAGGCGTTTTTTTCACCGTCTCGGTGCCAGCCGCCTGGACCAGACTATCTGTTCAGTGGCAGGATCCGTTGGCTATAAATACACAATGGGAGGAAGCTTTGGAATCGATCCTGAAGACACCATCCATTCAAAATTAATCATCTTTTGGGGGATAAATGCAGTCAGCACCAACATGCATCAAGTCGCACTGGCGCAAAAAGCACGAAAAAACGGAGCAAAAATCGTCGTTATTGATGTCCATAAGAACCGGACAGGTATTCTAGCAGACTGGTTTATTCCTATTCTTCCGGGAACAGACAGTGCTCTTGCTCTCGGCTTGATGAACCTTCTTTTTGAAGAAGGCCTGGCGGATCTGGAGTTCTTGCAAGAATACTCCATCGGCTATCAAGAACTCCGGGAACATGTAAAACAATATGATCCCCATACCGTAGCAGCGATTACCGGAATTCCGGTTGACGATTTAAAGGAACTTGCAGCATTATACGGTACCGTCTCACCTTCTTTTATCCGCATCGGAAACGGTCTGCAGCATCATGACAACGGCGGTATGGCTGTCCGTACCATCGCATGCCTTCCAGCCATAACAGGGCAATGGCTTGTAAAAGGCGGTGGCGCGATAAAAGGAAACTCCGGCTACCTTGCCCACAATACAGCAGCGGTTCAACGGCCAGATCTGCTTGAGAATAAAGAGACACGCGTCATTAACATGAACCAGATCGGAAGTGCTTTGCTTGACTTAAAGCCCCCCATTTCATCGATGTTTGTATACAATTGCAATCCAGCTGTAGTAGCTCCGGAAGGGAATAAAGTACGCAAAGGGCTGGAACGGGAAGATCTGTTCATTGTCGTTCACGATCTGTTCCTGACCGAAACAGCATCCTATGCGGACATCGTGCTTCCCGCTACCTCATCGTTTGAAAACACGGATTTTTATACGTCCTACTGGCACAAGTACACTCAGATACAAGAACCTGTAATCGAGCCATATGGGGAAAGCAAGTCCAATCCCGATGTTTTCCGCCTATTGGCCGAAGCGATGGGGTTCCAGGATGATGTGTTTAAAGATTCTGATGAAGAAATGATTGAACAGGCGTTCCATTACCCGGCCAATTCATATATTGAAGACATTGATTTGCAGACATTAAAAGAAAATCAGTTTGTCAAAGCAAAAAACACACCATTGTTTCCAGGAAAACTCCCGACACCAAGCGGGAAAATCGAGCTGTATTCCAAAAAGATGGAGGAAGACGGCTACCCAGCACTGCCGACGTATGTTCCGCTTCCTGCTGACGGTGATCATCCATTTTTATTCGTACCGGGACCCAATCATAATTTCTTAAACTCGACGTTCAGTAATAACGATAAACATATCCAGTTGGAAAAAACACCTCAGCTGCATATCAATTCGAGAGATGCAGCTGAACTGAACATTGAAAACGGAGAAATGGTAAGAATATGGAACAAACGTGGAGAATGCTTGCTGCAGGCATCCATCGGTGAAAACGTTCTGTCCGGAGTAGTGGTTACACAGGGGCTTTGGGCCGACCTTCCTGGTACAAAACAGTTAGTCAACGTTCTAACGCCTGACCGGGTCGCCGATATGGGCGGCGGTGCGACTTTTTTCTCCGGACGGATCAGTATTGAAAAAATACAATAAATAACCAATAGGAGGAAACGATGTATCAGAGCAGCATCCGGCCAAAAAATGATGACCGAAAGAACGTGAATACGACTTTGAGCCAGTCATTGTATAAGGAATTAAAAGCATTAGCAGCAAAGCTTGACAGACCTGCAAACGACCTTCTAGAAGAAGGCATGAGGCACGTACTAGAAAAATATAAAAATAAGAGGACTTCAAAATAAGCAAAAAAATAAAGGATGTACGCCCCGCTTATGGGGTGTACATCCTTTTGCTTGTTTCAGGCTGATGCAAGTACAATGGAAGATTGATCCTGCCATCTGATGAAACAGATATCCCTTCACTCTCGAGAGAAAACCGTTGGACAGCGTGCATTTCTTCGTCTGTAAACCCGATCTCTCCCTTTGCATTGATGACCCGATGCCAAGGAAGGTGATGCTTTTTACCCATCGAATGAAGAATTCTCACAACCTGTCTTGCACCGCGGGGACTTCCAGCGAGGCGGGCGATCTGTCCATAAGTCATGACTTTTCCTTCAGGTATTTGTTTTATAATAAGAAGTGCGCGGTCAGTAAACGTCATAGATACTTTCCTTTCAACTAGAGGATTACTGTTAGTGTACAACAAAAATTCGGTACAACCCAGTGAGAGCTGTACCTAAAAAACTAAATCTGCCATTCTTTGATAAATCCGAGGTTACTCATAAAGTTAACAATCTCTTCTCGATAACATTCAGGATTGTCAAAATGGACCGCATGTCCAGCTTCAATACTAACAAGCTCTGTGTTCGGTCTTTTTGACACCATTTCCTGAGCATGCTCAGATGAGAGCACTCTGCTTGTTGTCCCATAGATCAATAAGGCCGGAACGGTTGAGGCGGTCCATTCTTTCCAATAGTCCCCGTTCAGTTCACGTTGTGAGCGGAGGATGTCCCCTACATTGAATGGAAGCCCCCACCCATCTTCGTACTGCCGCATCGAGTAGGCATGTGCAGGTCCAAGACGGCCGATTCCTTCGATTAACGCTTCCTTTGTAGGTGCTCTGTATGGCCAATCCAAAGCGAAGCTCAAATCAGAATGAATCACTGCTCCTACATCTTCAATGATGAGAGCCAAAACGCGATCGGGAAAGCGGGCTGCAAGTCGATAGGCTACAGCTCCTCCCAGGGAATGGCCGAGAATAATCGCTTTTTCAATGTTGAGATGATCCAGCAGAGCAATCGCGTCTTCAACATACCGGTCATTTTCATAGCTTGAAGGACGGCCAGATTCACCGTGTCCCCTCTGATCAAGCGCAAACATATGACAGGCTTCCTGAATATGTTCGGCTAATCCTTCGGCAAAGCGCCCTTCATTCATGTGTCCATGCAATGCGAGAAGTGTCGCTCCTTCCCCGCCAAAGTCCAAATAGGAAAGCCTTGTGTCCGGTCCATCAAAAAATAATCTTTTCTTATTTGTTTTCTTTTTCTTCATAAGTGATCGCCCTCTCCTAATGTTCGATCAGTATAGATCAAACATGTTTACGTCATAGCCCAGTTCCTTCAAATAATTAAAGAGCTGCGCCCGGTGATGCTGAGCATGAGTGACGATTTCAATCAGCCATTTGGCCTGCACCGTCCCATAATCTAAATAAAACGGCTTCGTTTCCTTTTGAAGAAATACTTCATCCGGCAGCTGTTCCATGTAGCTCCTTACATCATGCAGCCCATTTTTCATCCTCACGATCCATTGTTCTGGCTCGTTATCGGCGGCAACCTCCGCTTCGAGTTCCCGAACCTCTTCTTCGCTTTTCTCCTGCAGGATCAGAAGATCAGTAGAAGGCACGGAAACGAGGTGCAGCACCAGTTCATGCAAAGATCTCATGTTTTCTTTTGGGCGGTAATCCAAGTGGTTCGGTGATATTTTACCGATTAAATTTGTTGAAGTTCTCGCAATCAGCTCCAATTCTTCCAGAAGCATCTCTTTCAATTCGTTTATTCCCTGCATCTTGCTCACTCCATTTCACTTACTTGATTTCTTTAAGTGCTAATGTACTTGTTGTGGTTTCATTGTAGCTTATAACAGTGACAGGGAATGTCACAAATAAAAAAATGGGGAAAATTAAGATGTCAAAATCGAAGCGTATCCTGGAATTAATGATGACCGTAAACCGAA
This genomic stretch from Fictibacillus marinisediminis harbors:
- a CDS encoding molybdopterin oxidoreductase family protein; its protein translation is MSTFKKQQNGIFPSVCPLDCPDQCGLLLHKTDGKITKVQGDPNHPVTKGNICNKVRNMPERIYDSKRLTTPLKRTGHKGSGQFEPITWDEAIESIASKWKNLIASEGTESILPYSFYGNMGILSAEGMDRRFFHRLGASRLDQTICSVAGSVGYKYTMGGSFGIDPEDTIHSKLIIFWGINAVSTNMHQVALAQKARKNGAKIVVIDVHKNRTGILADWFIPILPGTDSALALGLMNLLFEEGLADLEFLQEYSIGYQELREHVKQYDPHTVAAITGIPVDDLKELAALYGTVSPSFIRIGNGLQHHDNGGMAVRTIACLPAITGQWLVKGGGAIKGNSGYLAHNTAAVQRPDLLENKETRVINMNQIGSALLDLKPPISSMFVYNCNPAVVAPEGNKVRKGLEREDLFIVVHDLFLTETASYADIVLPATSSFENTDFYTSYWHKYTQIQEPVIEPYGESKSNPDVFRLLAEAMGFQDDVFKDSDEEMIEQAFHYPANSYIEDIDLQTLKENQFVKAKNTPLFPGKLPTPSGKIELYSKKMEEDGYPALPTYVPLPADGDHPFLFVPGPNHNFLNSTFSNNDKHIQLEKTPQLHINSRDAAELNIENGEMVRIWNKRGECLLQASIGENVLSGVVVTQGLWADLPGTKQLVNVLTPDRVADMGGGATFFSGRISIEKIQ
- a CDS encoding anthranilate phosphoribosyltransferase; protein product: MQQWIKEVGRGKRGAKDLAYEEALKAAACIASGEATDAQIAAFFMAERIKMETPDELLAFIHEFRNHTEHLTQQTTRKILDCGGPYNGRNSFAATIPVSILLSQQGLPVFLHADESLPPKHGTSLKTILEHLKVPIAHSLEEMEYSLDQTEIGFGWTEKLCPPLGSLRRIRKEIGVRTIMNTVEKLLDISSAKYIILGVFHRSAVNKIIPTLQRLTYEKAFIVQGVEGSEDLPVHRSSFIYEITEKKSESIIINPEDYGLKHTKEVNKERLTPAEQCSLIHRVLAGDPSEELAPYRNQVVLNAGLRFSILGHTPSVAEGTALAEQLLNDRKGEEQLQRWQQQTHSAFSHKT
- a CDS encoding DinB family protein codes for the protein MQGINELKEMLLEELELIARTSTNLIGKISPNHLDYRPKENMRSLHELVLHLVSVPSTDLLILQEKSEEEVRELEAEVAADNEPEQWIVRMKNGLHDVRSYMEQLPDEVFLQKETKPFYLDYGTVQAKWLIEIVTHAQHHRAQLFNYLKELGYDVNMFDLY
- a CDS encoding DUF4870 domain-containing protein, with product MEHKGLRILIHASTWFAPILVPLIVYLLITDREVKSLALQAALFHLVIGVLIAVSAFFSWVLIGLPFLIVFGLMAIIAPLVGIFRALNDRPYQYPIVGSWVK
- a CDS encoding NucA/NucB deoxyribonuclease domain-containing protein, giving the protein MSSAYRLIVSAALLLFLIIGIITPAEAHSSPEGGGYWLQSDKVKLKKATNLMKEGKSIERYSEKTIQEKTKKEVQTLEDLRNEDKQSNSAYESKMGPPMFTALGWEPPAFDYDHISTVEECRNNPASGSKTGYIKNHYSFCWSHVATYQIPRSCRFGFCTYDGVQIQFTEIGYGSNQSRKMRVYYSIDDILVTNPSLNGAKLKIDVVCQAKINAGDCKPDSKTPAIERTIAQWKNTNFGLKTFLSDAPPASDYNPDQIGYMDFWPKLTIKHAPKKFTKTIDGIKQRVRFDSAKYMFAFPDQHFWQGAIFSKTDSVLNVPITKAEFAPLKEAGEHWKFAMDHPEKTKPYKLGKKIPGALGDRPLTRMYTKRHPEEYAQNRAKTRSVCNKEFKGEDRTGKECDEFPFASTWEGSSTNGQDWFSVKLIPKESNNAAGRWLAAWYAYDRILDNDPFYVQVKAPVKVGTISSYGTPKPGQDHRSSDNFSLKNIPSYASKLKWIVTSGPKNAQFDVMHDDKLGFDETIFNDLKDGAITNIKTVKDIYLANPEKTNGKEFTVEIYAIP
- a CDS encoding ribbon-helix-helix domain-containing protein; the protein is MYQSSIRPKNDDRKNVNTTLSQSLYKELKALAAKLDRPANDLLEEGMRHVLEKYKNKRTSK
- a CDS encoding PucR family transcriptional regulator — protein: MGAGIVLHLKMTINDVLNRSTFSKAKVAAGSKGLNRLVKWVHVMEVAQIGNLLNGNELILSTGMAWKDNEKAFLSFVLELIELNVSGLCIELGTQLSAVPASVLEAAENHGFPIILFEEEVRFIDITQELHTYLIQQHYKMITELESFSQALNQLLLSSNPQENILKLLHHSVKMQVVFIQSQKNVALFPAVDSPEQEEWLDFIEKNKESSSVVRQPIQALDHQFAELILCSKDQPITDLHVLLADRTATAIANQLLREMYTAEKKKAEENSWMQEWLEGRHRDEEIEKHLVYLGMKGRHQGASVFCVEFENGEAGFSETQYPYIQIVFRSIFEPLGFYILPYAKSDHLIFILINLRDAASYKERVRKGIHLARENQNLPLLFMAVGKWISRLSALDKSYDTAQKALIFQTKLAKGKISPLYDDLHMYRLISMIPDKHELVDFIQDYLRPVIQYDAKNNTRLLTTLKVFLMCNGSKQETAGHLFIVRQTLYHRIKQLEELLGKDFMEPGKRQALEFAAMAHEYMEL
- a CDS encoding MGMT family protein yields the protein MTFTDRALLIIKQIPEGKVMTYGQIARLAGSPRGARQVVRILHSMGKKHHLPWHRVINAKGEIGFTDEEMHAVQRFSLESEGISVSSDGRINLPLYLHQPETSKRMYTP
- a CDS encoding alpha/beta fold hydrolase produces the protein MKKKKTNKKRLFFDGPDTRLSYLDFGGEGATLLALHGHMNEGRFAEGLAEHIQEACHMFALDQRGHGESGRPSSYENDRYVEDAIALLDHLNIEKAIILGHSLGGAVAYRLAARFPDRVLALIIEDVGAVIHSDLSFALDWPYRAPTKEALIEGIGRLGPAHAYSMRQYEDGWGLPFNVGDILRSQRELNGDYWKEWTASTVPALLIYGTTSRVLSSEHAQEMVSKRPNTELVSIEAGHAVHFDNPECYREEIVNFMSNLGFIKEWQI
- a CDS encoding spore germination protein encodes the protein MPATVGAVNINTVRESGVFTIGNSLVLNPKRNEKFYAGSGFGNTGSTVSTHTDFSFTHTYDSDSEDNSNIDNN
- a CDS encoding L,D-transpeptidase family protein, with protein sequence MKKFLALLLTFSFVLFFAQPAGAAGVSQFIIINKSKNELAYYENSRLNSVFKVATGREKSFTPEGKFKIVNKIVNRPYYSGHIPGGDPRNPLGNRWLGLNARGTWGTTYAIHGNNNPNSIGTYASAGCIRMYNNEVQWLFSKVKVNTPVVIASSSKSYDSIAAANGLNPSSLPANSSGNLKLGSKGTEVKELQRTLTNKGYSTKGIDGIFGKNTDSAVRKYQKANKLKVDGIVGPATKKRLGML